From the Juglans microcarpa x Juglans regia isolate MS1-56 chromosome 3D, Jm3101_v1.0, whole genome shotgun sequence genome, the window GGCGTGAGCCGGATGACTGAACCCGAGACTGGCGTTTCCAGTAAGTATTAAAGTTTTGTTGAAATCTGAAAAGCTGAAGGATAACTGAGTTGCAGAAGGGATTATGAGAAAGAGGAAAATGGTCATTATCAAGCAGGGAAGAAGCAACTTGGGTGAAGGGATACCCATGATTGAGAGAGACTCCAGAGAGAGTTTTGAGCTCGAAGGCTTGCAAATTGCCATGAAATATGTCTTGAATTTGCAGCTGAGGTATCTAGCCTTGCATTATTTGgctgaaattgattacaatttAACTAAATGTCGTCTTGCTAGCCGCCAATCAAGAAAAATGCATTTGTGGATATCATCGTGACAAGCGACAacatttcaaatctcaaattctCAGTCTTGCTCGCATTTTTTTTTGAACTGTTATTTTTTAGCTAAACAAAgtcgtcgtcttcttcttctagactagtatttttataaatagaaatggAAACCAGTACATCTAAAGTTGtccaagataaaaaaaaaaaaaaaaaactaattatatagAGGTAGATCATTTCCACTATGAAATAACAATAGAGAATCAAGAATTTGGATTAGAGGGATGTTGTCGTAGGCTTGCGTCGCCGCTGCCCATTACGCCAAATTGTGGGCGTATCGATTTATTGAACGATGTATTTTCTTAGCTCTCCATTTTTTGAAGGAAGGGAGATGATGCTTGATATCACCCATGGTTGAGATCATAGTCCAATCTCGTACAACAACAGAGTTGGATAATATCTTTATAGTGGTGCTTGAGTCTCTTTCCAATAAAGTTTTTTGCATACCCAATCTTTTTGCTTTAATAACTGCCATCAAGGCAGTTTTGGCTTCTCCTATGTTTGGATTGACACTGCATATGAAATCAATAATTGCATAGATAGCTTCTCCTGAGTCATTCCAGCATATGGCTGCTATTACAGAACCTTTGGCCCGAACTGCAACATCAAATCTAATGAGAAAATGACCTGCTAGAAGATGCCTTGGTTCCATTTGGAGTGATTGACTCTATGAAGGAAAAATGTGTTGAAGAGGAGGGAACCTtcttagagcatcctcattggcttggccaaagtCCAATGATAGCTAAACTTTAGCCAATGTGTGCCAAAAAACCACCACATTGGATTGGGCAtctctataaaattttagattcttGCTACAGTGATTCTCCAAATTTGTAGGTGAACAGTAGGTTagccaaacattaaaatattaaattctcactcatctcacaaaatatgtaggtattttttgtaattaagaaatttggttcgatttattattattaaatataaaatgtgataaaaataaataaattagttaatattaattagaatattaattattaagttaattataatgataagttaattataatataattattattaatatttaaaattaatttaatatttaataaatgtgataaatattaatattaatttaattataatataatcataattattattaatatttaatgttaatttaatatttaataaatattaatttaatttaatttaattagaatataattattattaatattaaattggtagaattataaaatgtgatataaataaattaataatatttttttattatatagagagtaaatggttaatccaatgtggagattgaatttaaatggaatatgcaaatacaaaaaaatatgatattgactaaattttgaagatgaatttggccaagccaatgtGGATGCTCTTATGGATTATTTGATTTCTAAGAAACCAAATACTATCTAGAGCAAAAAGTTGGAAGGAGTGACTTTCTTCCTCAGGAAGTTTTAGGACAGTTGAAGGATTGAGGATGTTTTTTAACCAAATAAGAATGGACTGTCTTGAGAAAGAAGACATGTCAATTGGCCAATTAGAGTGCCTCCACAGGATTCTAGAGTAAATGCAATTGAGGAAAAGATGGGAGATATCTTTTGGTTCTGTGTTGCATAACGGACAGAGAATTTACTCTTCATCAAGAGGTATGATATGGTTGATCTTTGCTTTGGTAGGAAGGATATCATGGCTTGTTTTCcagaaaaaaagtttgaatctaTCTTGCACTTTCAATTTCCATAAATTCTTCCAATTAAGGGTCTGATTGTTGGGGTTGGGAGGATTGTTATCCTTGACAAGGGCGGCATAAGCTGATTTGACTGAAAATTTTCTAGAGGAATGATGAATCCAATTGATCTTATCTTGAATAGTCTTGAAAATTATGATTGGCCAAGGGgattttttggatttctctAGAGGAATGATCCGAAAAAAGAGTATTGAGGAGAAGAGCATTCCAACGTCTAGGTTTTTCTAAAATGAGTTCTGAGAGAGTCATGTTTAGATTAGGATCCAAATTGTTTTCAGGATTTGGATCAGGGATGAAATTGTGAATGGTGGGGATCCAGGGGTCAATCCAGACCTTAGTAGAACTCCCATTATTGATTTGATAGCAAGTGCTAGATCTTAGAAATTCTCTCTGTTTAAGCAAACTTTTCCAGAATCGGGAATCGGAAACTTTAGGAGTAGCTTCGAAAAAAGTTGTAGAGCCaagatatttttttgagatgagCTCCTTCCAAAGACTATTTGGACCATTGAGAAGAgaccaaacatttttcaaaaccagaGTAGAATTAAAAGAAGACATGGTTATAATTCTAAGACCTCCCAACGATTTAGGAATGCagataaaatctcaaaattttgggttgaatttctttttctttctatcttcAAACCCTCACCAAAATTTGTGGAAAAGAGAGTTTAGGTGTCAAATGAGTAGAGGAAAAAATTACTTGAAAGTGTTATTGAAtcttgtaatgattagatgatatgatatCAGATGTGATGAgaattattatgaaaataaataagataagtGTAACTTTCGATTGGCCATTAAGGACTAACCATCAAGATTTATGAAGTGGCTACTTTATAAcctttaaaagaaagaaaatagatgcCTACTATGAGTGGCACTTTGTTACAACCTCCATTCGTTCATGTGCTCCCTTAGATTCCAGAGGTTAATTAGTTTTCCTCCAATCATTAATTTCCAgctacaatattatatatatgttgattatTCATTTATGAATAGCCATTTGGATTCAGGTCATGATCTATCGTTACCGGTGAGCGCAGCGTCTCGATCTCTTTCTCTAGATATCTCCACGACACTTTTCTTCTCGTTTACATGAGTGTGCATCGTACATAGCTGCATCGCCTGGTTGCTTAAACTGAAGTAAAGTACACTCTCGCGCGCGCGCGTTGCCTCTTTTTTAAGCAGGACAGCAAGCCTGGCATATACTTCGTTAATTATCCGTTGAGCCTGCGCGACGCAACAGACATTTTAATCTGAACTTGTGTGTGGAAAAGATCAGAAAATGGTAAACATTGCTTTTTCGAACTCCAAATGGATATGTTCATGTTTGTTTGTTGAGTGCCAGGACGTACGTAGCCGTTCAGACCCCAAAAAAGTTGAGCTGATtgacatataaatatatatatatatatatatatgtagctagATAGTGTTTGTTTTTTACCTTGCAGCAAATCAGTATGAACATGCATTGCGGTTGTATTCAAGTCGCAGAGTGATCTGCAAAAAAGGTGTCCTAGGGAGAAGGCTGGCATGGGGGTAAAGATACAACGGGCCGGGAGACGGAATTGCCCTGATATAACACGCGCAAAGTGCTGATTGTGCAAGGGCGTGGGCGTGCATGACTAGCCGAGCAGTGTACGTGCATGCCGTGACTCCCaagaagtgagagagagagagagagggatcagGAGAAAGGAGCCCTCGTGAAAAACCATCGGATAAAAAGGATTTACATGGAGATTGAATGTAGTCAAAAGCATGCACCCGGCCATGCTTTAATTACactcaaatttttatttaacgaCATGCAATGAATTCAAACGGACATGTACCAGAATTAATATTTAGTATCGGACCACATCATAACAGTCATATCCATTCTGCTTAGTTATTTATGTGGCTGTTGCTGGCTGGCATTTAAGACTCTTTAACATCGAATTgtcttctattatatataatatataatttacatgGAAAAGTGTCCTAATTTCTTCTAGAAAAGCACAAGTTCCTGTACAGTACCCCATAAGTTGTAACTGCAGGCCAGCAGGCACTGCTAACAATCATTCATGCATGTAAGAACACAGCTTAAGGACCCCTGGGCAACTTACTGTACGTACGTACCGTCTCGCTGGAGAGACAAGACGCTCTCTTCTTAGCAGATGCCAGAGAGTTCGTTGCATGCAGTAAGCGTACTTTGTCTGAGATCGGGCATGCAGATCGCCCTTTTCACTTTATTGGGTAATAAATCCTGGTGCCCAGGGTCAGGATCAGAGGTTGGAGCACTGCAGGAATGCCAAAGCTTGCCCACCCCGTCCTTGCCAAGTTCATGGCTGGTTTAGACGTCGCagataataaaatttctaaaagaaaagaaatcccCGTGAATTACAAACCCAAAAATTCAATGAAGGTGGGCCCATTGAACAAAATTCTGGCCCATTAAATTGTTCTATTAATTAACCTGACCAAGATAGAAATTGACTTCCTCCACTGTAGTTTCATTTActtctattttatcatttgcTTAATTTAATGTATTAATTAGATGATAATAGAGAATACATATCCTTTAAGAAATAGGAATTTTGCGGGAACAAACTATAATTCCCATTAGAGCAGTGATAGCCTTACAATAGAATAATGGTCcatttacaatttttaataatataatttttttaaaaaatatttaaaccatcaagtcaaaattaaatatattattttaatttaatttataattgtaaacaaATTGTTTACAAATAGTtggtctatcatttttcttcccaTTGTAGGCTCTATATTCAGTGTACCtcatttggttacgcagttaagatgagatgagatgagatgttttattgaaagttgaataaaatattgttataatataatttttattttgagatttgtaaaaattagattatttattataaaatttgaaaaaattgtaatgattatatgcatcctttagatgattttttatcCCATCCAATTGCGTGACAGCTATTTTATTGAGTATTAGCTATAAGTAATGGATAAGCTCTTCAACTGCATCAAATtggataattcaattttttgaaaaaagatagCCGCATCaacaaaaattatgttctttattAGATAGACGATGTGTATAGATAGTATAACCATTAGACACGAGCATAGGTGgccgtgtatatatatataaactcaataTTTCAACTACGTTTCGTTAGTCCAATCAAGATATCAGCTACAATGTTATTAGTCTTATGATCTTTACTATTATCATTGAAATCCCTTCTCACAAGTTTCTCAATGGAACTGCCTGTTTTAGCTGCAAAAGCCTTGTTAACGTCTTTAATATCTATCTCGGACCTAGTGATCACTATCCGGATCAAAATCTCCCGAGCATCAGCATTCTTCATCCTTAGCTGTTTGGCAAAGAACTTTTCAGGATTTTGTATGCATCGAATCACGATTCGTACCTCTCTTCCAAATTGCCCGCATTTGCTTTGTTTCAGCGACTTGCAGAATTCATGGCCATATAGCTGTTTGTAGGAGACGAGAATGGCTTTGACTTGGCCAGAATTCCGCTGACTTAAAAGCGAAATGATGGTCTTCTGGTCCACAGTCCTCCCACTTTCCACTGCTTCATACAGAGTCTTGGCATCGCACATGGCCATGCTCATGTCCACTCTCCCACCACAGTTGCGACACGACTTCAAAACCGCCAGCAGAATCTAATTAAAGATCAATACCAAAAATTTCATGGCATGATCTTTTAAAGTAATTGATCGTTAAAAAGAGATGCATGCTAAGTAGTTACCTCTTTGAATCCGCCCCTGACTTTTGCTGTGACATCTTGCTCAAGTTCAGAATTGTATCTTGAGCGGTAGGTTTGCTTAATACACTGCAGCTCCGAAGAAGGTCGGGTGCATGCAATCTCAATGAGAGTGTTAAGATTCACACTCCCTCCGAAAAGCGAGTTCCTAGTTATCTCGGCGTCACGCTCTTGCGGTTCAATCATGCGAAGGTAGGCTGCTCTCTGTATATATGCAACATATTTTCGACATTAGTGTGAGGTCTTGCTTGTGAAGggtgaaaaaaggaaaatgatagttacTTAATCAAGCAACCATACTCACAGCAACTGGATTGTTCCTCTGGATATTTGAGAAGAGATGAAGAACATTCTGACCATAAAGAGCAGCATAAGTTTGACGAATGAGCTTGAACTCAAAGGAACTTCTATGTACGAAGATATCCACAAGCTTTTGGTTGTTGATTGTACCATTGCCTACAATTGATGATTGGCATTAGCAAGACAAAAGTGATGTTGTTAAAGTCCAGATGATACTGCAATATGGAGAGTCCATTAGTTCTTATAATGTCCTGTTAAGCTGGAGAGTACTCCACTGCCAAGACTGTATGTTTAATGTTTCATAATAATTACGGTTGGAAACAGTTTCTTTCCACCCAAACAAACATGAACAATGAAGAAGGGGAAAATGGAAACTTACCAGATAGataatgatgaagaatttggCAATCGAATTCATATCGTTCATTGCCTTGGAAAGAACTGGCAGCCATCGACAAATTCCTCTAAAATGTATGGTCTTTGTATGTCTCTTGTGTGTGATGCTAAAACCCAAGAAACCTGACAGGGACTTTTATAGGTGGAGCAGCTAGCTGTTGTAGACTACTCCAAGGAATAATTTCCTTTTCGCTAGAACTCTCAAGGAAAAACAGCCACGTCCAAAGTGGAAGAATATTAAAGAACGGAATAAATCCTCATTTCCAATATCAACCGAACCATTTCTACCACATTTCACTTTCTCATTCATGCCAGCTTGAGCTTCCTCCCTGTGCCGTCGACTTCCTTTTAGCTAAAATATAACACAAAAAAAGGGGCAAGTACTTGAGATCTAGCGTCTGATACATCTCTTACATTGTTAACGGCTCTAATATTGGGTACTAAATTAGAGGAATCCTTCGATCCCCAGCTGGTTTTTTAGTCAAAGGCTTCAGAAAAAAAGGTTCTTTCTATGTTTGTTAGCAACCCATTGCGGAGATCTATAGGGACGTGAAAAATCAAGGGTCCATACATGGTTTTCTGAGTTGACTTGTGGTGCATAATTTCTCTACAACATATGTGCACATGTTCCTTTGAAAATCTAGATTAGGAAatcatttgatgaaaaattatcaaaatgtgaattgcaaacaaaaaaataaggtaAAACCCAAAGTAGGCAGGCACTAAGATCTTTAAATTTAACACTTGATAAGCCATTTGCCAGttctcattttaattcaaagtCTGCATTGAGGATCTGCAAAATAACCACACTACTTGGTTGATGTTAGTCGTTCCGTATGTTTTAGGTGAAGGTGCTGCTAGACCTTTTCAAGGAATGTCACCGATTACAAGAAACGCACGCATGAATAAATTACGTGAAAACAGAGAGTGAAACAGTTCTCacataaaacaagaattaaGGATGCTCAGTAATACTTAAGAAGCATGTAAAGGAGCCTCATGAAATCGAGTCAATTGGAGAAGAGTAGGGTGTTGAGAGTTCAGGAACACGCCGTGCAAGCCAGAAAATCAATTGATTCCTTAGGACGATCATCTATGAACCACTTCAAAGGCCTAAAAATTTTGAGCATCTGAAGAAAAATGCCCCTGTTTGTAGAGTGATTTTAGAAGCTTAAAACATCAGAACTCGGATTGCTTCGTTTTCTTGCCTACTATGTCGATTTCTAAATTCAGTAAATGTTGTTGGAGATGGCAGAAGTTACAAGCACGAACTATGACAGAGTAGGAACGTAAGACAAATAGTAATTCGGAGGTTTCATGTCTTTTATATGGTGGCTAGATCACATACATCTCTCACGGGTATTATATCTCCCACGAGCATATACATGAAAAACCGAAAGACACAAAAGCTACAAACTCTTTAAACTTAACAACCGACAAGAACCTCAAAACACCTGGGGAATTTATTAGAGTTAAGTTTGTCTCTCTACAAATTAAGGTGGTGTCGATTCAAAAGACCACGAGCGAAGAATGTGCAATTCAGAGAGCAATCctgtagaggaagagaagccAAATTCAACCCGTTCTGGTAAGTAATCTCTCAAATCAACTATTGAAGAAAGGTGCTGTTGAATTGGAATGGTACCATTACTGAACCCAGTGAAGGTGACACTCAAGTTTTGGGCAGCGGAATCGTAAGTAATACTAGCACTATATGTTCTGTTTTCCTTGATAACACTAGACCATGGTGTGGAGTTCTGAGATCTAATACTGTTGATATTGATACCGACGTGTTCATGAACAGGCTCCGGAGGGTCCAATTCATCGTTGCGAAATGTATCGAACTCAACTGCAACGAATTTATTTGCATCTAAGAAACTCGAGTCTCTCGCTTGGTCGCGGCTGACAAGGCCAATGCCAGCGCCATCCGTTGGTCGAGGTGGTGGGAAATCGGGGCTTGCAAGGAAGAATGTGATCCCATCTGAATATCTGTCTTTACCTTCCGAATCGATGATAAAGGAGAACTTGGTAGTGAATTCTGCGAGTTTTCCGGATTCTTTATCCCAAAGATGCAACGGTTCTGAATATATGACTCGACCCCAGTTGTCCACTTCGTTTGGCGTGAGCCGGATGACTGAACCCGAGACTGTGGCGTTTCCAGTAAGTATTAAAGTTTTGTTGAAATCTGAATAGCTGAAGGATAACTGAGTTGCAGAAGGGATTATGAGAAAGAGGAAAATGGTCATTATCAAGCAGGGAAGAAGCTTTGGTGAAGGGATACCCATGATTGAGAGAGACTCCAGAGAGAGTTTTGAGCTCGAAGGCTTGCAAATTGTCATGAAATATGACTTGAATTTGCAGCTGAGGTATCTAGCCTTGCATTATTTGgctgaaattgattacaatttAAATAAATGTCGTCTTGCTAGCCGACAATCAAGGAAAATGCATTTGTGGATATCATCGTGACAAGTGACAACATTTCAAATCCCAAATTCTGAGTCTTGCTCGCctttttttttactgttattTTTTAGCTAAATACAGTACAGAGTATACAAGtcttgcacttttttttttttgataaaaagtaaaattcatcattttaaaaatttatttttttatgtaaatcttatatttaacaattttttttaaataaaatacacaatatttatatactttaaaattataaatatcatttttcctatttttagtCCTGGTATAAAGTCAATACCATCATTTATGGCTTTATATTCTTTTCCAGCTACTATAGCTCTGGTAGCAATACCCAAGAGTCTATGAAAAAAATCCTCTCTATCAGGTCATACCTAAACAGGCAGAGTTCATCACTGATGATttgctttatttctttctttatagaGTGATTAAATCATGTGAATGATTTTCAATCCACGTATAGTTATCAATAAATgtttatattgttttatataGGTGATTTGAAGACTCATATGTCTTATGTAGTATTGCCGTATGATTGACAGACTACTAATAAATGTCGGGTCTAATTCAGAGGTGTCTTTAATTTCTTCGATAACAATTACCACACGATCATCAATCTTAAATTTCCTACGaccaatattttctttcatcatAAGCTTTCATTTTGTCTATCAATCtcaagattatttttaaataatctttcacattttcatgttctttcattCTTATATTATCAAAACCTCTTGTAGAAGTATCTCCTTAGAATTCTACTTGAAGTATATTACAGGTTTCTTTAGTTTTTATTGTTCTTAATTTTCCAGAGATGATAAATTCTAACACTTTCAATCATTCCAAAAGCACTCAGATTCTAGTTTGCGTTCACCTTCAATTCTCTTTTTATTGAGGTTTTGTCAAGTCTGCCTTAACAGTCTCAAGTGTTTGATATTTTGactagaaaaatgatattcttcattcttaattttgtcattcaCGGTCACACTctttatatagttataagtgGTTTTATATGTAAACTAGTTAAAATGTGCCACCTTAGCCAGCGTGACTGAGGATGACAAAAATCAATGATGAAAAGTAACAGTTGTCCACCGAATATATGACTCGACCCCAGTTGTCCACTGCGTTTGGCGTGAGCTGGATGACTGAACCCGAGACTGTGGCGTTTCCAGTAAGTATTAAAGTTTTGTTGAAATCTGAATAGCTGAAGGATAACTGAGTTGCAGACGGGATTATGAGAAAGAGGAAAATGGCCATCATCAACCAGGGAAGAAGCAACTTTGGTGGGGGGATACCCATGATTGGGAGAGACTTTTGAGCTCGAAGACTTGCAAATTGTCATGAAATATGACTTGAATTTGCAGTTGAGGTATCTAGccttgcattatttttttttataaatatctaGCCTTGCATTATTTGAACGAAATTGATTACAATTAGACTAAATGTCGTCTTGCTAGCCGCCAATCAGGAAAATGCATTTGTGGATATCATCGTGACAAGTGACAACATTTCAAATCCCAAATTCTCAATTTtgcttgcctttttttttaactgttatTTTTTAGCTAAAGAAAGTTTTTTTCCCCCTCTCAAGTAGactagtatttttataaataaaacgaaAATCCAATACATCAAAAGTTGtccaagataaaaaaaaaaaaggaactaatTATACAGAGGTAGATCATTTTTACTATGAAATAACAATAGAGAAGGAGAAATTTGGATTAGAGAGATGTTGCCGTAGGCTTGCGTCGCCGCTGTCCATTGCCCCAAATTGTACACGTATTGATTCATTGAACGATGTATTTTCTTAACTCTCCATTCTTTGAAGGAAGTGAGACGATGTAACGctccaaacccgggtggcttggagaattactacctgttactcataaacatgtctcccaacacatccaaagaataatctccaaaaacttcataaatgaaatcaatctcatatcttctcgataatctcattacaaactccacacaatcttaaatgcaataataataaaaacatatcaaAGGGGTCCACAATCTTTCGGTAATAGTAACATACCAAACTGATAAAACCATAGGTCCTACTAAacctgaaaatataattaaaactcaaagacattaaaaattaagaatatcatAAGTCCTTCTTCTAACCACATTTCCTCAACTTAAACACgttcaccaatctaatccaggtcctcatttggattctccatatcatctgaaaaatattatcatgatagggggtgagttatcacaactcagtaagcagaaatcatatgctaatgtgcaaacatgagcatttacaaagaataacatgcagaacaaaatattttccagagttatcatgcagaacagaacatatttttcaagagtaacagagcgatggttttaagacaagtaaaaacccatagtgctttggcataacataaactgagcatatcatcagatcaaaacagagcatcaaacatagcagagaccatgtttcaccctcgtggtagggttgtgctaaccccggtggccaaaccaggcagagatagaggtgaaatctttcctttattcttctcggagccccgagtgtgcacacaggaaagaccacaataaaatcactttgtttccaaagtgggtgcgctcagagacagagaagttggtaccaacccaaacagagcagagcataacagagcagagcagagcaaagcagagacagagtcagatacgaaaaccagtacaccatgccaaaggttttcagatgttatatcaaaataatacagagtatcaaaacagaatcagacagtttacacacactgaacacaaaagccagaacatcctttcaaataaatgcacaacttttcatattcttaatatcgctcatttttcagatttcagaaatcacatgacagaatttagctcatgtctacacaatgcatgtcagaacatatttttctttttttcatacagatttcatgagtagcaaataaacgaccgatgttgattttgttttttccaagttctcatttcaccacaaaaatatgcaaagttttcagaaaatcaacctcagtctcaaataattcgtgtaaggcctagcataggaattccgcttacctgactcctgcagtgtATTATCTATACCTTGAAATTGACCTCTATCaatctcgccacctattcataaaaaaaaaatataaactaagtattaaaagaaaatatcacaacctccttcaaaataattacaaccCACCATTCCAAACCAAATAACACTTCACAAAGCACACTTCTTTCCATTCACAACTCCATAACAGGAAATATGAACCGGtacttctaaatattttctcaaccactAATCCAACAGTTTCACTACAATGTAACTTCAAACAATTCAAACCTCAGACAAATcaccacaagaaattcaataaACCAAGAAAATCCCAAAGAGAAGCCCACTAAACTAATCTAGAAATGAAACCattacccaaaaaaatcaatgaGAGGAAGTGTAactgtgtgtgagtgtgtgcgGGAAATAGAGGCAAGAAAATTTACCTATGGCAACAAGAATCTCCAGCAAAAGCTTCATTGAATACACGGAACACACAAACCTGAAGACTCACCACGCACAACACCCAGACTCACAAAACACAACCCAAACCTCAtgaccaaaacaaaaactgcagaaaatgaagataaatcaaaccaaatacTAAGAAGCAGAATCGGTTATAGTAGAAGAAACCAAAACTTAaaaggatgagaaagaaacccttaccagtTGAAAATGGAGGGATGAGAGGTACCGCACACGGACTTGCAGAGGAAGACCCGAAATGcaaaaaggagagaaaacagaggaaTGCAGTACGGCAACCGAAACAAGTGTAGCGCAAGAGAGAAACCGAACTTGAGGAAACTTGGGCAGAGAATCGGAACTCACAGACTAACGcagcaacaagaaaaaaaaatgaaaccgaaaaggaaaaaaagagacgTGGGAGAAAGAAAGTTGCGGAAGAAACTGAAATTGAAGCAGAGAAATGcggaaagaaaggagaaaaagaaacggaagttgaagaagaaacactCACCTccaaaaacgacgtcgtttgggaCTCTTACTAAACACTAAAATGGTTGGGCCATTTACACGCCAGGTCCGGGCCACTTGATGAAGAATCTGGGCCTTACAGATGATGCTTGATATCACCCATGATTGGGATCATAGTCCAATCTTGTACAACAACAGAGTTGGATAATGCCTCTATGGTGGTGCTTGAGTCTccttccaataaaattttttccaGACCCAATCTTTTTGCTTCAGTAACTGCCATCAAGGCAACCTTGGCTTCTCCTAAGTTTGGACTGACACTGCATATGAAATCAGTAATTACATAGATAGCTTCTCCTGAGTCATTCCAGCATATGACTGCTATTACATAACCTTGGGTCTGCACTGCAACATCAAATCTGATGA encodes:
- the LOC121255462 gene encoding annexin D2-like isoform X2, whose translation is MAASSFQGNERYEFDCQILHHYLSGNGTINNQKLVDIFVHRSSFEFKLIRQTYAALYGQNVLHLFSNIQRNNPVARAAYLRMIEPQERDAEITRNSLFGGSVNLNTLIEIACTRPSSELQCIKQTYRSRYNSELEQDVTAKVRGGFKESCRNCGGRVDMSMAMCDAKTLYEAVESGRTVDQKTIISLLSQRNSGQVKAILVSYKQLYGHEFCKSLKQSKCGQFGREVRIVIRCIQNPEKFFAKQLRMKNADAREILIRIVITRSEIDIKDVNKAFAAKTGSSIEKLVRRDFNDNSKDHKTNNIVADILIGLTKRS
- the LOC121255462 gene encoding annexin D2-like isoform X1, which produces MAASSFQGNERYEFDCQILHHYLSGNGTINNQKLVDIFVHRSSFEFKLIRQTYAALYGQNVLHLFSNIQRNNPVARAAYLRMIEPQERDAEITRNSLFGGSVNLNTLIEIACTRPSSELQCIKQTYRSRYNSELEQDVTAKVRGGFKEILLAVLKSCRNCGGRVDMSMAMCDAKTLYEAVESGRTVDQKTIISLLSQRNSGQVKAILVSYKQLYGHEFCKSLKQSKCGQFGREVRIVIRCIQNPEKFFAKQLRMKNADAREILIRIVITRSEIDIKDVNKAFAAKTGSSIEKLVRRDFNDNSKDHKTNNIVADILIGLTKRS
- the LOC121255473 gene encoding mannose/glucose-specific lectin Cramoll-like, producing MGIPPPKLLLPWLMMAIFLFLIIPSATQLSFSYSDFNKTLILTGNATVSGSVIQLTPNAVDNWGRVIYSEPLHLWDKESGKLAEFTTKFSFIIDSEGKDRYSDGITFFLASPDFPPPRPTDGAGIGLVSRDQARDSSFLDANKFVAVEFDTFRNDELDPPEPVHEHVGININSIRSQNSTPWSSVIKENRTYSASITYDSAAQNLSVTFTGFSNGTIPIQQHLSSIVDLRDYLPERVEFGFSSSTGLLSELHILRSWSFESTPP